One region of Limnospira fusiformis SAG 85.79 genomic DNA includes:
- the gvpC gene encoding gas vesicle protein GvpC translates to MALQDDWQQSHLERRQVLAESQKQIWATIGLWQRERYSQAITQKQDRQAFVSQLKQENQAFLADAHNNHRQQAEQLAEDLKEFVRSLQKETATFLEESAQSRAEKAEELAQELRDFRAELRDTVAQWQQQWQQQNQERAAGRRKLAQQVWQ, encoded by the coding sequence ATGGCGTTACAGGATGATTGGCAACAAAGCCACCTAGAGCGTCGCCAGGTTTTGGCTGAAAGCCAAAAACAGATTTGGGCGACGATCGGTTTATGGCAACGAGAACGATACAGCCAGGCGATCACTCAAAAACAAGATCGACAGGCTTTTGTATCTCAATTAAAACAAGAAAATCAAGCCTTTTTGGCAGACGCTCATAATAACCATCGTCAGCAAGCAGAACAACTAGCTGAGGATTTAAAAGAGTTTGTGCGATCGCTTCAGAAAGAAACTGCTACCTTTCTGGAGGAGAGCGCCCAGTCCCGAGCCGAAAAAGCTGAGGAATTAGCGCAGGAGTTACGGGATTTTCGGGCGGAACTTCGAGATACGGTTGCTCAATGGCAACAGCAGTGGCAACAACAGAACCAGGAAAGAGCTGCCGGTCGCCGAAAACTCGCCCAGCAGGTATGGCAATAG
- the gvpA gene encoding gas vesicle structural protein GvpA, giving the protein MAVEKVNSSSSLAEVIDRILDKGIVIDAWVRVSLVGIELLSVEARVVIASVETYLKYAEAVGLTAQAAVPSV; this is encoded by the coding sequence ATGGCAGTTGAAAAAGTAAACTCATCTTCGAGCTTGGCTGAGGTTATTGATCGTATCCTAGATAAAGGGATTGTAATTGATGCCTGGGTTCGTGTTTCCTTAGTGGGCATAGAACTGTTATCGGTAGAAGCAAGGGTTGTGATTGCATCTGTGGAAACTTACCTCAAATATGCAGAAGCTGTGGGTCTAACGGCTCAAGCTGCTGTTCCTTCTGTATAA
- the gvpC gene encoding gas vesicle protein GvpC: MALQDDWQQSHLERRQVLAESQKQIWATIGLWQRERYSQAITQKQDRQAFVSQLKQENQAFLADAHNNHRQQAEQLAEDLKEFVRSLQKETATFLEESAQSRAEKAEELAQELRDFRAELRDTVAQWQQQWQQQDQERAAGRRKLAQQVQGDLQEFNIIRTIMAEKLLQQTQEAKAERLAGIQSMFEDMGKFRMQLQEYRREREKSVWGGERVKSTPATPQKAKASQTLVPQTKPKAVKSAPSTTTAAQSTTPTAVVVAEPTKPAVPPNQPKPTTVVPHPPNPG, translated from the coding sequence ATGGCGTTACAGGATGATTGGCAACAAAGCCACCTAGAGCGTCGCCAGGTTTTGGCTGAAAGCCAAAAACAGATTTGGGCGACGATCGGTTTATGGCAACGAGAACGATACAGCCAGGCGATCACTCAAAAACAAGATCGACAGGCTTTTGTATCTCAATTAAAACAAGAAAATCAAGCCTTTTTGGCAGACGCTCATAATAACCATCGTCAGCAAGCAGAACAACTAGCTGAGGATTTAAAAGAGTTTGTGCGATCGCTTCAGAAAGAAACTGCTACCTTTCTGGAGGAGAGCGCCCAGTCCCGAGCCGAAAAAGCTGAGGAATTAGCGCAGGAGTTACGGGATTTTCGGGCGGAACTTCGAGATACGGTTGCTCAATGGCAACAGCAGTGGCAACAACAGGACCAGGAAAGAGCTGCCGGTCGCCGAAAACTCGCCCAGCAGGTACAAGGGGATTTGCAAGAGTTCAATATTATCCGCACCATTATGGCTGAAAAATTGCTACAGCAAACCCAAGAGGCGAAAGCCGAACGCCTAGCAGGTATTCAGTCCATGTTTGAGGATATGGGTAAGTTTCGGATGCAATTACAAGAGTATCGTCGGGAACGGGAAAAGTCAGTTTGGGGTGGTGAAAGGGTGAAATCGACCCCAGCAACGCCTCAGAAGGCGAAGGCTAGTCAAACATTGGTTCCTCAAACCAAGCCGAAGGCGGTTAAATCAGCGCCTAGTACTACCACAGCAGCCCAATCAACAACACCTACCGCTGTGGTGGTTGCTGAACCAACAAAACCAGCAGTTCCCCCTAATCAGCCTAAACCAACTACTGTTGTTCCTCATCCCCCTAACCCCGGATGA